A window of Pyrobaculum aerophilum str. IM2 contains these coding sequences:
- a CDS encoding pyridoxal phosphate-dependent aminotransferase, with amino-acid sequence MYEIEMFKWIREKNGVYDLASSGVLKLEAPQAEAPPLEEVLIELYDIPRQNLAIVSGAQEGNFLAFLAVKPEYAVITVPEYEPIIKLPSSLGVRHVKVWDVWEAPIKPGGVLIFSNPNNPTGRYLEKRELAELADEARRKGAYLIIDIIFSDFVTDDLRGFPLENVAYSHSTDKFYTHDLRAGWVFGDEEIVRRVKYLKDLANPGPREAERKAAAALLSRRAEVKRRNLSIIKPNATALLTRFPNALYKPHMPIALIPTGCNDAKLAERLLAMGVKTVPGRLFQAPYSIRVGLGVEEPPRFREALEILAQGWCRA; translated from the coding sequence GTGTATGAAATAGAGATGTTTAAGTGGATTAGGGAGAAAAACGGCGTATACGACTTGGCCAGCAGTGGAGTTTTGAAATTAGAAGCTCCCCAAGCGGAGGCACCGCCGCTGGAGGAGGTTTTAATAGAGCTGTACGACATCCCCCGGCAAAACCTGGCCATCGTCTCGGGGGCCCAAGAGGGTAATTTCCTCGCCTTTCTCGCAGTTAAGCCGGAGTACGCAGTTATTACAGTGCCGGAGTATGAGCCAATTATTAAGCTCCCGTCTAGCCTGGGGGTTAGGCATGTGAAAGTCTGGGACGTGTGGGAGGCACCCATTAAGCCGGGGGGCGTGTTGATATTCTCTAATCCCAACAACCCCACGGGCCGCTACTTAGAGAAGAGGGAGTTGGCCGAGCTGGCAGACGAGGCTAGGAGGAAGGGGGCCTACTTAATTATTGACATAATTTTCTCTGACTTTGTCACAGACGACTTGAGGGGATTTCCGTTGGAGAACGTGGCGTACAGTCACAGCACGGACAAGTTCTACACTCACGACTTGAGAGCAGGGTGGGTATTCGGCGACGAGGAAATAGTGAGGCGGGTCAAATATCTAAAGGATCTGGCAAACCCGGGCCCCCGCGAGGCGGAGAGAAAAGCGGCGGCCGCCTTGTTGTCGAGAAGGGCTGAGGTGAAGAGGAGGAATTTGTCCATTATCAAGCCCAACGCCACTGCGCTGTTAACGCGCTTCCCCAACGCCTTGTATAAGCCTCACATGCCAATTGCGCTTATTCCCACTGGCTGTAACGATGCGAAACTCGCCGAGAGGTTGCTGGCGATGGGGGTAAAGACCGTGCCGGGCCGCCTCTTCCAAGCCCCCTATTCTATTAGAGTGGGCCTCGGCGTAGAGGAGCCCCCCAGGTTTAGAGAGGCTTTGGAGATTTTAGCCCAGGGCTGGTGCCGAGCCTAA